One stretch of Microvirga lotononidis DNA includes these proteins:
- a CDS encoding ABC transporter substrate-binding protein has protein sequence MGFQHKLPGLVMSTGLLGAALLGALTSAKAADYKQAPMLDDKVKSGKLPAVADRLPEHPYVETMVDGVGKYGGTLRTTILANGDQYNLTRTIANELLVRWDPQWKKVMPSLAEEFSASEDATTYTFKLRKGLKWSDGQPFTADDIMFWYEDVFMNSALSPAKNPTFTVAGKPVKVRKIDDQTVEFKFESPYGLFLQQLAYGQGHLPVIYPKHYLSQFHEKYNKEGIPALLKANPAAGDWVALFNSKISLTFQPPFWQNLELPTLNPWVLTVPYADSERVVATRNPYYWKVDTAGNQLPYIDGITWAKLDDPQLMALKMTSGEFDFAFRHINNSTFKSVLFDGQKTGNYHFVDVKDLPANDAVILLNLNSTDPVKRKIFQNKDFRIALSHAINRQEIIDLVYVGQGAPAQVAVQPEHELFNEREAKQYTEFDPKRSAEILDKIMPKKDAEGFRLDETGKRFTINFMVADVFGLSYPDVMQMVQQYAKDVGIDIQLRTTDRARLNTMWSANEQDAYIWNCVGGLSEVYTDPRCYMPFQKADIFFAMKWSEWYSNHATGEEPPEKIKALMAAYDKVNAAVTDDDRREKMKEFLNLSADNFLNIGISRPMPKYMMTSNSLKNVVNGIPITGNLWHPAPTLTQWYFDKPAK, from the coding sequence ATGGGCTTTCAGCACAAGCTGCCCGGCCTCGTCATGTCGACAGGCTTGTTAGGCGCCGCGCTTTTGGGGGCACTGACATCGGCCAAAGCGGCGGACTACAAGCAAGCACCGATGCTCGATGACAAGGTGAAATCAGGAAAGCTGCCCGCCGTCGCCGACCGGCTTCCCGAACATCCCTATGTGGAGACGATGGTCGACGGGGTGGGCAAATATGGCGGCACCCTGCGCACGACGATCCTTGCCAACGGCGACCAATACAATTTGACCCGCACCATCGCCAACGAGCTCCTCGTGCGGTGGGATCCGCAGTGGAAGAAGGTCATGCCGTCGCTGGCGGAGGAATTCAGTGCCTCCGAAGATGCGACCACCTATACGTTCAAGCTCCGCAAGGGCCTGAAGTGGAGCGACGGCCAGCCCTTCACGGCCGACGACATCATGTTCTGGTACGAAGACGTGTTCATGAACAGCGCGTTGTCTCCGGCCAAGAACCCGACTTTCACGGTGGCGGGCAAGCCAGTAAAAGTGAGGAAGATCGACGACCAGACCGTGGAGTTCAAGTTCGAGTCTCCCTACGGTCTCTTTCTCCAGCAACTCGCCTACGGTCAGGGGCACCTGCCGGTCATCTATCCCAAGCACTATCTCAGCCAGTTCCATGAGAAGTATAACAAGGAGGGCATTCCGGCGCTCCTGAAGGCCAATCCCGCGGCCGGCGACTGGGTGGCGCTGTTCAATTCCAAGATCTCGCTGACCTTCCAGCCGCCCTTCTGGCAAAACCTCGAACTGCCGACCCTCAATCCCTGGGTGCTGACCGTCCCCTACGCGGATAGCGAACGCGTAGTCGCGACCCGCAATCCCTATTACTGGAAGGTGGACACGGCAGGAAACCAGCTCCCCTACATCGACGGAATCACCTGGGCCAAGCTCGACGACCCGCAGCTCATGGCTCTCAAGATGACGTCCGGCGAGTTCGACTTCGCATTCCGCCACATCAACAATTCCACCTTCAAGTCCGTGCTGTTCGATGGCCAGAAGACCGGAAACTACCACTTCGTGGACGTGAAGGACCTGCCGGCGAACGACGCCGTCATCCTGCTCAACTTGAACTCGACCGATCCGGTCAAGCGCAAGATCTTCCAGAACAAGGACTTCCGGATCGCGCTCAGCCATGCGATCAATCGGCAGGAGATCATCGATCTCGTCTATGTGGGGCAGGGTGCTCCCGCGCAGGTGGCCGTCCAACCGGAGCACGAGCTCTTCAACGAGCGCGAGGCGAAGCAATACACCGAGTTCGATCCGAAGCGCTCGGCCGAGATCCTCGACAAGATCATGCCCAAGAAGGATGCCGAAGGATTCCGCCTCGATGAAACGGGCAAGCGCTTCACCATCAACTTCATGGTGGCCGACGTGTTTGGCCTGTCGTATCCGGACGTGATGCAGATGGTGCAGCAATATGCCAAGGATGTCGGTATCGATATCCAGCTGCGCACCACCGACCGCGCGCGCCTCAACACGATGTGGTCGGCGAACGAGCAGGATGCCTATATCTGGAACTGCGTGGGCGGGCTTTCGGAAGTCTATACGGATCCGCGCTGCTACATGCCGTTCCAGAAGGCCGACATCTTCTTCGCGATGAAATGGAGCGAGTGGTATTCGAACCATGCCACGGGCGAGGAGCCGCCGGAGAAGATCAAGGCCTTGATGGCGGCTTACGACAAGGTCAACGCTGCCGTCACGGACGACGACCGCCGCGAGAAGATGAAGGAATTTCTCAACCTGTCGGCTGACAACTTCCTCAACATCGGCATCTCGCGTCCCATGCCAAAATACATGATGACCTCGAACAGCCTGAAGAACGTGGTCAACGGCATTCCGATCACCGGCAACCTCTGGCACCCGGCTCCCACGCTGACCCAATGGTATTTCGACAAGCCGGCCAAGTAA
- a CDS encoding ABC transporter permease, translated as MLRYIAKRIVLAIPTLFAVSVVAFIIIQLPPGDYLTTLMADWASQGGAVEAGTVAAMRERYGLDQPIYFQYYKWIAGILTRGDFGISFELGKPVTELIWNRLGFSLLLSLLTLCFVWAIAIPIGILSAVRQYSISDYTATFLAFFFLAVPDFLMALSAMYIMSAWFGQSVGGLFSPDYVDAPWSLGKLVDFAQHVWLPVVVIGLGSLAALVRIMRANLLDELSKPYVTTARAKGMSELELLLRYPVRLALNPLISTLGWILPAVISGEIIVSVVMSLPTTGPLLLRALLAQDMYLAGSLILLISVLTIIGTLISDILLAITDPRIRLQ; from the coding sequence ATGCTCCGCTACATCGCCAAGCGAATAGTGCTCGCAATCCCGACGCTGTTTGCCGTCTCCGTCGTGGCCTTCATCATCATCCAGCTCCCGCCGGGCGACTATCTCACGACCTTGATGGCCGACTGGGCAAGCCAGGGCGGCGCCGTCGAGGCCGGCACCGTCGCGGCCATGCGCGAGCGCTACGGCCTCGATCAGCCGATCTACTTCCAATATTACAAGTGGATCGCGGGAATCCTGACACGGGGCGATTTCGGGATCTCCTTCGAGCTCGGAAAGCCCGTCACGGAACTCATCTGGAACCGTCTCGGCTTCTCGCTGCTGCTCTCGCTCCTCACGCTCTGCTTCGTATGGGCCATCGCCATTCCGATCGGCATCCTGTCGGCAGTGCGCCAGTACTCGATTTCCGATTACACGGCGACCTTCCTGGCCTTCTTCTTCCTGGCCGTACCCGACTTCCTGATGGCGCTTTCCGCCATGTACATCATGTCGGCATGGTTCGGTCAGAGCGTCGGCGGCCTGTTCTCGCCCGATTATGTCGATGCGCCATGGAGTCTGGGCAAGCTTGTCGACTTCGCCCAGCATGTCTGGCTGCCGGTCGTCGTGATCGGCCTCGGCTCCCTTGCAGCTCTAGTCCGCATCATGCGGGCCAATCTCCTCGACGAGCTGTCCAAGCCCTATGTCACCACGGCTCGGGCTAAAGGCATGTCGGAACTCGAGCTGTTGCTGCGCTATCCGGTGCGCCTTGCCCTCAACCCGCTGATCTCGACCCTCGGCTGGATCCTTCCGGCGGTCATTTCCGGCGAGATCATCGTGTCCGTCGTCATGAGCCTGCCGACCACCGGGCCGCTGCTGCTCCGGGCGCTGCTGGCCCAGGACATGTATCTCGCCGGCTCGCTCATCCTGCTGATCTCGGTGCTGACCATCATCGGCACGCTGATCTCCGACATCCTGCTCGCCATCACCGATCCGCGGATCCGGCTCCAATGA
- a CDS encoding ABC transporter permease, with translation MTDITSLPPETATSLDLHGRDMAVAGQWRLFWLKFKKHRIALLSLVVILFMYLVAAFADFIAPSDPNATNSRFTYAPPQVLSLFQDGSFRPHVSQLKMTLNTESMRREFSPDPSKPLPVSFFVPAQQPYYLLGFIPMQTKLFGLTNPKPGDSLYIFGADRLGRDIFSRVVHGAKISLSIGLVGVFVSLILGVTIGGISGFFGGWIDLAIQRLIELLRSIPTIPLWMGFAAAIPVGWPPLRTYFVITLIVSLIGWTSLAREVRGKFLSLRNEDFVIAARLDGMSEIGIIFHHLVPSFISHIIATLTLAIPSMILAETALSFLGIGLQPPIISWGVLLQEAQNIRAVAQAPWLLFTPAAAIVISVLALNFLGDGLRDAADPYESVS, from the coding sequence ATGACAGACATCACCAGCCTTCCGCCCGAGACAGCGACCTCACTCGACCTGCACGGCAGGGACATGGCCGTCGCCGGCCAATGGCGTCTGTTCTGGCTCAAGTTCAAGAAACACAGGATCGCGCTCCTGAGCCTCGTGGTGATCCTGTTCATGTATCTCGTCGCGGCTTTTGCGGATTTCATCGCTCCTTCCGATCCTAACGCCACGAACTCACGCTTCACGTACGCGCCGCCCCAGGTTCTGTCGCTGTTCCAGGACGGTTCGTTCAGGCCGCATGTAAGCCAGCTCAAAATGACTCTGAACACCGAATCGATGCGCCGGGAGTTCTCGCCCGACCCGTCGAAGCCGCTTCCGGTGTCCTTCTTCGTGCCGGCGCAGCAGCCTTATTACCTGCTCGGCTTCATTCCGATGCAGACCAAGCTCTTCGGCCTCACGAACCCGAAACCGGGCGACAGTCTGTACATTTTCGGTGCCGACCGCCTCGGTCGCGACATCTTCTCGCGCGTCGTTCACGGAGCCAAGATTTCGCTTTCCATCGGGCTCGTGGGGGTCTTCGTCAGCTTGATCCTCGGAGTGACGATCGGCGGTATCTCCGGCTTCTTCGGCGGCTGGATCGATCTTGCGATCCAGCGTCTGATCGAGCTGCTGCGATCGATTCCGACCATTCCTCTCTGGATGGGCTTCGCGGCCGCAATCCCCGTGGGTTGGCCGCCGCTTCGGACCTACTTCGTCATCACGCTGATCGTATCGTTGATCGGCTGGACCAGCCTTGCGCGTGAGGTGCGCGGAAAGTTCCTGTCCCTGAGGAACGAGGATTTCGTCATTGCCGCGCGTCTCGACGGCATGAGTGAGATCGGCATCATCTTCCATCACTTGGTTCCGTCCTTCATCAGCCACATCATCGCGACACTGACGCTGGCCATTCCCTCGATGATCCTGGCCGAGACGGCGCTTTCCTTCCTCGGCATCGGTCTGCAACCACCGATCATCTCCTGGGGCGTCCTGTTGCAGGAGGCGCAGAACATCCGCGCGGTCGCTCAGGCGCCCTGGCTGCTCTTCACGCCTGCCGCCGCCATTGTCATCTCGGTTCTCGCCCTCAACTTCCTCGGCGATGGCCTCCGCGATGCCGCAGATCCTTACGAGTCGGTGTCATGA
- a CDS encoding ABC transporter ATP-binding protein, protein MSMTKDTILEVRDLRTVFPTRTGPFMAVDGVSFELKRGQTLCVVGESGSGKSVTARSILQIVDRPGRIESGTVLLTRADGSTTDLAKLDPRGKEIRSVRGKEIAMIFQEPMSSLSPVHRIGTQIGEALRIHFGTPKHQQRERVLELLRQVEIPRPESAIDRYTFEFSGGMRQRVMIAMALACNPSVLIADEPTTALDVTTQAEILDLIKKLQQSHGMAVLFITHDMGVVAEIADEVLVMYRGKVMERGTVEQIFHAPQDAYTRRLIGSVVKLEKKAEIRLSRPAIPAETPPLLDVRNLSLTFPSGLRAVDDVSLIVRPGETLGIVGESGSGKTTMGRCLLRIYDAQSGTIDYRRTDGQTVDIRTTDKGTLVKIRREVRMIFQDPVGSLSPRKTVGDIIAEPLKIAGMKGGVLNERVADLMQQAGLEPAWRERYPHAFSGGQRQRIGIARAIALNPRLIIADEATSALDVSLRSQMLDLMMKLQDELGLSYVFISHDMSVIRYMCDRVAVMYRGKIVEVGETDQVVNDPAHDYTRALLSAIPHPDPRNRRIHNRFRYDSGRTLSANG, encoded by the coding sequence ATGAGCATGACGAAGGATACTATTCTCGAAGTGCGGGACCTCAGGACGGTTTTCCCGACCCGCACCGGCCCCTTCATGGCAGTCGACGGCGTGTCGTTCGAACTGAAACGTGGCCAGACGCTCTGCGTCGTGGGCGAATCCGGTTCCGGCAAGTCGGTGACGGCTCGGTCGATCCTGCAGATCGTCGACAGGCCCGGGCGGATCGAGAGCGGGACCGTGCTGCTCACGCGGGCGGACGGCTCCACCACCGATCTCGCCAAGCTCGACCCACGAGGAAAGGAGATCCGCAGTGTTCGCGGCAAGGAGATCGCCATGATCTTCCAGGAGCCGATGAGCTCGCTCTCACCGGTTCACCGCATCGGCACGCAGATCGGCGAGGCGCTACGCATCCATTTCGGCACGCCCAAACACCAGCAGCGCGAGCGCGTTCTCGAACTTCTGCGACAGGTGGAGATCCCGCGGCCGGAATCCGCCATCGACCGCTACACCTTCGAGTTCTCAGGCGGCATGCGTCAGCGCGTGATGATCGCCATGGCGCTCGCCTGCAACCCATCCGTGCTGATCGCCGACGAGCCGACCACGGCACTCGACGTCACGACCCAGGCCGAAATTCTGGACCTCATCAAGAAGCTGCAGCAGAGCCACGGCATGGCCGTGCTCTTCATCACCCATGACATGGGCGTCGTCGCCGAAATCGCCGATGAAGTCCTCGTCATGTATCGTGGCAAAGTGATGGAGCGCGGAACCGTCGAGCAGATCTTCCACGCGCCGCAGGATGCGTATACTCGCCGGCTGATCGGCTCCGTGGTGAAGCTTGAGAAAAAGGCCGAGATACGCCTGTCGCGTCCAGCAATACCGGCTGAGACCCCGCCGCTTCTCGACGTGCGAAATCTCTCGTTGACATTCCCCTCGGGCCTCAGGGCGGTCGACGACGTTTCGTTGATCGTGCGTCCCGGCGAGACGCTCGGTATCGTCGGAGAATCCGGATCCGGCAAGACCACGATGGGACGCTGCCTGCTGCGCATCTACGACGCTCAGTCGGGCACCATCGATTATCGTCGAACCGATGGTCAAACGGTCGATATCCGCACGACCGACAAGGGAACGCTGGTCAAGATCCGCCGTGAAGTCCGCATGATCTTCCAGGATCCTGTGGGGTCACTCAGCCCGCGCAAGACCGTGGGAGATATCATTGCCGAGCCGCTGAAGATCGCCGGCATGAAGGGCGGGGTCCTCAACGAGCGTGTCGCCGATCTGATGCAGCAGGCGGGGCTCGAGCCGGCCTGGCGTGAGCGCTATCCGCATGCCTTCTCCGGCGGTCAGCGGCAGCGCATCGGCATTGCCCGGGCGATCGCCTTGAATCCGAGGCTCATCATCGCCGACGAGGCGACGTCGGCGCTCGACGTCTCTCTGCGGTCGCAAATGCTCGACCTCATGATGAAGCTGCAGGACGAACTCGGACTCTCCTACGTGTTTATATCCCACGATATGTCGGTGATCCGCTACATGTGCGACCGGGTCGCGGTCATGTACCGGGGCAAGATCGTCGAGGTGGGCGAGACCGATCAGGTCGTCAACGATCCGGCACACGATTACACCCGAGCGCTTCTTTCCGCCATTCCCCATCCCGATCCACGCAATCGGCGCATCCACAATCGGTTTCGGTACGATTCCGGCCGCACGCTCTCAGCCAACGGATAA
- the manD gene encoding D-mannonate dehydratase ManD, with protein sequence MKITEVKIIVCSPGRNFVTVKIFTDEGLTGVGDATLNGRELAVASYLQDHLAPLLIGRDPRRIEDIWQYFYKGAYWRRGPVTMAAIAGIDTALWDIKAKAANMPLYQLLGGASREKVLCYTHAQGRDIAEAVEAVGKRKEQGYKAIRVQVGIPGLPDVYGTGAKSVTNNALDDAVPHEETWSTSKYLRYVPELFKAVREAHGWDIELLHDTHHRLTPIEAARLGKDLEFARLFWLEDAVAAEHQEGFRLIRKHTTTPLAVGEVFNTIWDARLLMEEQLIDYIRMTTVHAGGVTALRRIMDFASVYNVRTACHGAMDMSPICLGANLHLDLWVPNFGIQEYSGYLPQILEVFPSAWSLSDGYLHPGEAVGHGVDIDERLAEKYPYQRAYLPVNRLEDGTLWHW encoded by the coding sequence ATGAAAATCACTGAGGTCAAAATTATCGTCTGCTCGCCCGGGCGCAACTTCGTCACCGTCAAGATCTTCACCGACGAAGGGCTGACCGGCGTCGGTGACGCGACGTTGAACGGGCGTGAGCTGGCTGTCGCATCCTATCTGCAGGACCATCTCGCGCCGCTTCTGATCGGCCGCGATCCAAGGCGTATCGAAGACATTTGGCAATATTTCTACAAAGGGGCCTATTGGCGCCGCGGTCCCGTGACCATGGCGGCCATCGCCGGCATCGATACCGCGCTTTGGGACATCAAGGCCAAGGCTGCCAATATGCCTCTTTACCAGCTCCTCGGAGGAGCGAGCCGCGAGAAGGTGCTGTGCTACACCCATGCTCAGGGACGCGACATCGCCGAAGCCGTAGAGGCCGTCGGAAAGCGCAAGGAGCAGGGCTACAAGGCCATCCGCGTCCAGGTCGGCATCCCCGGACTTCCGGACGTGTACGGCACCGGCGCCAAATCGGTGACGAACAACGCGCTCGACGACGCGGTGCCCCATGAGGAAACTTGGTCAACGTCGAAGTACCTGCGCTATGTTCCGGAACTCTTCAAGGCGGTACGGGAGGCCCATGGCTGGGATATCGAACTCCTGCACGACACTCACCATCGTTTGACGCCCATCGAAGCCGCCCGGCTCGGCAAGGATCTCGAATTCGCTCGCCTGTTCTGGCTCGAGGACGCGGTGGCGGCCGAGCACCAGGAGGGCTTCCGGCTGATCCGCAAACATACGACGACGCCCTTGGCAGTCGGCGAGGTGTTCAACACGATCTGGGACGCACGACTCCTCATGGAGGAACAACTCATCGACTATATCCGCATGACGACCGTGCATGCAGGCGGCGTCACGGCCCTGCGGCGCATCATGGACTTCGCGAGCGTCTACAATGTCCGCACCGCTTGCCACGGCGCGATGGACATGTCGCCGATCTGCCTCGGAGCGAACCTCCACCTCGACCTGTGGGTTCCGAACTTCGGTATCCAGGAATATTCCGGCTATCTGCCGCAGATCCTCGAAGTCTTCCCGAGCGCCTGGAGCCTGTCCGACGGCTACCTGCATCCGGGCGAGGCTGTTGGTCATGGCGTCGATATCGATGAAAGGCTGGCGGAGAAATATCCGTATCAGCGGGCCTATCTGCCGGTGAACCGTCTGGAAGACGGCACCCTGTGGCACTGGTAA
- a CDS encoding mandelate racemase/muconate lactonizing enzyme family protein: MKITAIKSYAVKVGIRNQLLVKVETDEGISGWGESGLSGREKAVVGALEHYAEFLRRRDPFKIGALWQEMYRSQYFEGGRVLQAAISAIDIALYDIKGKALGVPVYELLGGKQRERIPTFATTFAEPGPAMIEQAQMLVEHGWTAMRLSPSGHENKDTYEPREHIATTAKWCVKAREALGEDVVLGIDYHHRLSVAEAASFCQKMPSGTLDFLEEPIRDESPSSYEALRRLTDIPFAIGEEFASKWQFQPYIERDIHQFNRLDVCNVGGLTESMKVAAWSETHYVDMMPHNPLGPVCTAATIHFSAAVPNFSWLETRASPAETHLGFDNSDFFPVQPRLVGAHYPVPDAPGLGIEVNEELIAKQSFEFWEAPHLRRRDGSVTNW, translated from the coding sequence ATGAAGATCACTGCGATCAAGAGCTATGCCGTCAAGGTCGGCATTCGAAACCAGCTTCTGGTGAAGGTCGAGACGGACGAGGGCATCTCCGGCTGGGGTGAGAGCGGCCTTTCGGGCCGCGAGAAAGCCGTCGTCGGTGCACTCGAACACTATGCGGAATTCCTGCGCAGGCGGGACCCGTTCAAGATCGGCGCGCTGTGGCAGGAGATGTACCGCAGCCAGTATTTCGAAGGCGGCCGCGTGCTGCAGGCGGCGATTTCGGCCATCGACATCGCGCTGTACGACATTAAGGGAAAAGCTCTTGGTGTACCGGTCTATGAACTGCTGGGCGGCAAGCAGCGCGAACGTATTCCCACTTTCGCGACCACCTTCGCGGAGCCCGGCCCGGCGATGATCGAGCAGGCCCAGATGCTCGTCGAGCATGGTTGGACGGCGATGCGCCTCTCGCCGTCGGGCCATGAGAACAAGGATACCTACGAGCCGCGCGAGCACATCGCGACCACGGCGAAATGGTGCGTGAAGGCTCGCGAGGCGCTGGGTGAGGACGTCGTTCTGGGCATCGACTACCACCATCGCCTCAGCGTCGCGGAGGCAGCGAGTTTCTGCCAGAAGATGCCGTCCGGCACCCTCGATTTCCTGGAGGAGCCGATCCGCGACGAGTCGCCGAGTTCCTATGAGGCGCTGCGCCGCCTGACCGACATCCCTTTTGCGATCGGCGAGGAATTCGCCTCGAAGTGGCAGTTTCAGCCTTACATCGAGCGCGATATCCATCAGTTCAATCGTCTCGACGTCTGCAATGTCGGCGGCTTGACGGAATCGATGAAGGTCGCGGCCTGGAGCGAAACTCATTACGTCGACATGATGCCGCATAATCCCCTCGGTCCAGTCTGCACGGCGGCAACGATCCATTTCTCCGCAGCCGTACCGAACTTCTCCTGGCTCGAAACCCGCGCGAGCCCTGCGGAAACGCATCTCGGTTTCGACAATTCGGACTTCTTCCCTGTTCAGCCACGGCTTGTGGGGGCGCATTATCCGGTTCCCGATGCACCCGGACTCGGGATCGAGGTCAACGAGGAGCTGATCGCAAAGCAGAGCTTCGAGTTCTGGGAGGCGCCGCATCTGCGGAGGAGGGATGGCTCGGTCACCAATTGGTGA
- a CDS encoding ABC transporter ATP-binding protein yields the protein MVASVPPVSRPLRERVGALRHVPSLLRLVWQASPGLTIASFGLRLSRSSLPILVLYVGKLIIDEVVAQSRLPSPGVSLGDWIGSGRLDILGGLVFLELVLAILADLLGRASTLVDSLLSERYSNFASIRLMEHATTLDLEQFESSDQQDRLERARRQVTGRTTLLTQIFGQVQDVLTVLSLAAGLLAYAPWLIVLIILALLPAFVGEVHFNAQGYRLNYFRTPERRQLDYIRYLGSSVETAKEIKLFGLNAFLVERFRGFADRMYVENRRLAVRRAAWGTLFAALASCAYYLAYALIVWRTVQGEFSIGDLTFLSGSFLRLRGLLEDLLLGFSQIAGQALYLEDLFSFFDVSPSIASPPNPRPFPQPLRSGIVFENVGFRYPESDRWTVRHLSLTLKAREVVALVGENGAGKTTIVKLLARLYDPSEGRILLDGHDLREYDLADLRRHIGVIFQDFVRFHFTAGENIGTGQIEDTDNRSRIQQAAERSLADRIIQRLPRGYDQPLGKRFNEGADLSGGEWQKIAIARAYMRDADVLILDEPTAALDARSEYEVFQRFRDLSQEKTAVLISHRFSTVRMADRILVLENGRVVEAGSHEQLVASGGRYAELFELQASGYR from the coding sequence ATGGTCGCTTCCGTTCCTCCCGTCAGCCGCCCCCTGCGTGAGCGGGTCGGCGCCTTGCGTCACGTCCCATCGCTGCTTCGTCTGGTCTGGCAGGCCAGCCCGGGGCTCACGATCGCGAGCTTCGGGCTGCGCCTGAGCCGCTCATCCCTGCCTATTCTTGTCCTCTATGTCGGCAAACTCATCATCGACGAGGTCGTGGCTCAGTCCCGGCTTCCCTCGCCAGGTGTAAGCCTCGGCGATTGGATCGGGAGCGGCCGGCTCGATATTCTCGGCGGGCTGGTCTTCCTGGAGTTGGTGCTGGCGATCCTGGCCGATCTCCTGGGGCGGGCCAGTACCCTTGTCGACAGTCTCCTGTCGGAACGCTACAGCAATTTCGCCAGCATACGCCTGATGGAGCATGCGACGACGCTGGATCTCGAGCAGTTCGAGAGCAGCGATCAGCAGGATCGGCTGGAACGTGCCCGCCGTCAGGTCACCGGGCGGACGACCCTCCTGACCCAGATTTTCGGGCAGGTCCAGGACGTTCTCACGGTCCTTTCGCTCGCCGCGGGCCTTCTCGCTTACGCGCCGTGGCTCATCGTTCTGATTATTCTTGCTCTCCTGCCAGCCTTTGTCGGCGAGGTGCATTTCAACGCCCAGGGCTATCGGCTCAACTATTTCCGCACGCCGGAACGACGGCAGCTCGATTACATCAGGTATCTCGGCTCAAGCGTCGAGACAGCGAAGGAGATCAAACTCTTCGGACTGAATGCCTTCCTGGTCGAGCGTTTCAGAGGCTTCGCGGACCGCATGTATGTGGAGAACCGGCGACTCGCTGTCCGTCGGGCCGCGTGGGGCACGCTCTTCGCGGCGCTCGCGTCATGCGCCTATTACCTGGCCTATGCCCTGATCGTCTGGCGGACGGTGCAGGGAGAGTTCAGCATTGGCGATCTGACGTTCCTGTCAGGCTCTTTCCTGCGCCTGCGCGGTCTCCTTGAGGATTTGCTTCTGGGTTTTTCCCAGATTGCCGGGCAGGCATTGTACCTGGAGGATCTGTTCTCCTTCTTCGACGTCAGCCCGAGCATCGCATCGCCGCCGAACCCGCGGCCGTTCCCGCAGCCCTTGCGGTCGGGCATCGTATTCGAGAACGTGGGTTTCCGGTATCCGGAATCCGATCGCTGGACGGTCCGTCACCTGAGCCTGACCCTGAAAGCCCGAGAGGTTGTGGCTCTGGTCGGGGAGAATGGGGCCGGCAAGACGACGATCGTGAAGCTTCTTGCCCGCCTCTACGATCCGAGCGAGGGACGGATCCTCCTCGACGGCCACGATCTGCGGGAATACGATCTGGCCGACCTGCGGCGCCATATCGGCGTCATCTTCCAGGATTTCGTGCGGTTTCATTTCACGGCCGGCGAGAACATCGGGACGGGGCAAATCGAGGACACCGATAATCGCAGCCGGATCCAGCAGGCGGCGGAGCGCAGCCTTGCCGATCGCATCATCCAGCGCCTCCCCCGAGGCTATGACCAGCCGCTCGGCAAGCGGTTCAATGAGGGGGCGGACCTCTCCGGGGGCGAATGGCAGAAGATCGCCATCGCACGCGCTTACATGCGGGATGCCGATGTACTGATCCTGGACGAGCCGACCGCTGCCCTCGATGCCCGCTCGGAATACGAGGTCTTCCAGCGATTCCGGGATCTCAGTCAGGAAAAGACCGCGGTGCTGATCTCGCACCGGTTCTCGACGGTGCGCATGGCGGACCGGATTCTCGTTCTGGAGAACGGGCGGGTCGTAGAGGCCGGTTCGCACGAACAGCTCGTTGCCTCGGGCGGGCGTTACGCTGAGCTGTTCGAGCTGCAAGCTTCCGGCTATCGCTAG
- a CDS encoding FadR/GntR family transcriptional regulator, producing the protein MQMYNEAASNRGIVTQLRAYLAQAELPEDGRLPPERDLAVALGVTRTELRKALGTLESEGQIWRHVGKGTFLGNRPTDSLSDIAALAKRTNPAELMRARLVIEPEIARAAALTATPMHLAELRLCQTRTREAATWRQYENWDTRLHRTIAEATQNTPLLGLFDMLNALRRAVTWGRLRSNPVKPEPDHHSFTEHEMIITAIENRDMNAAAAAMRTHLQSVERNLLARQSNPAD; encoded by the coding sequence ATGCAAATGTACAATGAAGCAGCATCCAATCGGGGTATCGTCACCCAGTTGCGGGCATATCTCGCGCAGGCCGAGCTGCCTGAAGATGGCCGACTGCCGCCCGAACGGGATCTCGCCGTTGCCCTTGGGGTCACGCGGACGGAGCTGAGAAAGGCCCTCGGAACGCTTGAGAGCGAGGGGCAGATCTGGCGTCATGTCGGGAAAGGCACATTCCTGGGAAACCGCCCTACCGACAGCCTTTCCGATATTGCGGCCCTGGCGAAGCGGACCAATCCGGCGGAGCTGATGCGTGCGCGCCTTGTGATCGAGCCCGAGATCGCCAGGGCGGCCGCTCTGACGGCGACGCCGATGCATCTCGCCGAGCTGAGGCTGTGCCAGACCCGGACGCGGGAAGCAGCCACGTGGCGGCAATACGAGAACTGGGATACCCGCCTCCACCGCACGATCGCCGAGGCGACACAGAACACGCCGTTGCTCGGATTGTTCGACATGCTGAACGCTCTACGCCGGGCAGTCACCTGGGGGCGCCTCCGGTCGAACCCGGTCAAGCCGGAGCCCGACCATCACAGCTTCACCGAGCATGAGATGATCATCACGGCCATCGAGAACCGTGACATGAATGCCGCTGCAGCAGCCATGCGCACTCATTTGCAGAGCGTGGAGCGGAACCTTTTGGCGAGGCAGTCGAATCCGGCCGACTGA